The proteins below are encoded in one region of Drosophila santomea strain STO CAGO 1482 chromosome 3R, Prin_Dsan_1.1, whole genome shotgun sequence:
- the LOC120453417 gene encoding probable histone-lysine N-methyltransferase Mes-4, whose amino-acid sequence MKLSTDAHSEIEGDVAHGNVLSNSASDSLAATDEVAAGNDESVATEGDDVEIPKDATNSTPIRRLVKPHPGQNSEQPAGEESELENQRRTPVQKQQQQRLSMVNRKRDLINLQSALSPKYIGYANANSPTPLSDSDDTIRTTRRRINQAAALNNSSSAAETLSRDNASPRTTGGGGGGGGGGSANQLLSKTYMSPIEKLLIKNGASSPNSTGFEADSEDLAIRPPVRKQLKRKMKRMSKSKVSLDLEPEKLDEEKPVKTEPLDIGEVDLAEEAPNQEVETPEISIKPETEAENEAAVEDVPIKQEDATSLVIVSNIVETTPIVVAEEPKELEKSTKELTFALPLAASTEVDLKSPPDLSSSALATSIKSPSSVSIDSAKGLSIVTDPGWPTYQVGDLFWGKVFSYCFWPCMVCPDPLGQIVGNMPSHPQRSSLDNAIVPIQVHVRFFADNGRRNWIKPENLLTFAGLKVFEDQREEVRIKNGPKSAKYRQMVPKRTKVLIWRQAIEEAQAMAEIPYSDRLEKFYQIYENAVTLNRQKRNRTKSMMQDTSDVGSSLYDSTDNLHNKQATHLLAVKRERSESPFSPAFSPLKSKNEKRAKRRKLSNGTEADTGSTSMAVTPSQTETTLEKIHSPDGSIYENPEFRQLFDAVKEYVMVHRSEEKVEKVLLAVVSNIWSLKQIQLRELERDLASGEMEEPLGSSVVGRGNGVGTIKRLSNRLKTMMVRRSMTPVVTPSTTPAPSEPERRLAEAPKPKKPVNRPIEEVVEDILQLDSKYLFRGLGRDPICKYCYQAGTDLVRCSRSCSSWLHPDCLERKETGAPMPKIGSRKALVITPTSKSPSPDEEHVTADGKVAASGTSLVCHECNVGEPEGCVICHQVESPAVPSTPMKEEAPSHIPIEDKLLTCSQPLCGKRFHTSCCKYWPQANSSKHSARCPRHVCHTCVSDDPSGKFQQLGSSKLAKCVRCPATYHQDSHCIPAGTQMLNATHIICPRHNIAKADAHVNVLWCYICVKGGELVCCETCPIAVHAHCRNIPIKTNENYICEECESGRLPLYGEIVWAKFNNFRWWPAIILPPTEVPSNILKKAHGENDFVVRFFGTHDHGWISRRRVYLYIEGDTGDGHKTKSQLFRNYTTGVEEASRFLKIIKARRQEQAIGRQSGNKLHPPPYVKIKTNKAVPPVRFTQNLEDLSACYCQPGDEHPCGPDSGCINRMLFNECNPEFCKAGNRCENQMFEQRKSPRLEVVYMNERGFGLVNREPIAEGDFVIEYVGEVINHAEFQRRMEQKQRDRDENYYFLGVEKDFIIDAGPKGNLARFMNHSCEPNCETQKWTVNCIHRVGLFAIKDIPVNTELTFNYLWDDLMNNSKKACFCGATRCSGEIGGKLKDGAVKESNAQTAKGKASAKLKQIRRGKASAVRIHVKAKKAPKVKHISADDEPMEVKNK is encoded by the exons ATGAAGCTGAGCACGGACGCGCACTCCGAGATCGAGGGCGATGTTGCCCACGGCAATGTGCTGTCCAATTCCGCCTCCGATTCCCTGGCCGCCACCGACGAAGTGGCTGCGGGCAACGACGAGTCGGTGGCCACCGAAGGCGACGATGTTGAAATTCCAAAGGACGCCACCAACAGCACGCCCATACGGCGGCTGGTCAAGCCGCATCCCGGCCAAAACAGTGAGCAGCCTGCGGGAGAGGAGTCCGAGCTGGAGAATCAGCGGCGGACGCCAGtccaaaaacagcaacaacagcgtcTCTCCATGGTGAACA GGAAACGAGATCTTATCAACTTGCAGTCGGCCCTGAGCCCCAAATATATTGGTTATGCCAATGCCAACTCACCCACGCCGCTATCCGATTCTGATGACACGATACGAACGACGAGGCGGCGCATTAACCAAGCAGCGGCTCTGAATAACAGCAGTAGTGCCGCCGAGACCCTGTCCCGTGACAATGCCTCACCAAGGACCACcgggggaggaggaggaggtggtggaggCGGTAGCGCTAATCAGCTGCTTAGCAAAACCTATATGAGCCCCATTGAGAAGCTGCTAATCAAAAACGGCGCCAGTTCGCCCAACAGCACCGGCTTCGAGGCGGACTCCGAGGATCTGGCCATACGGCCACCCGTGCGCAAGCAGCTCAAGCGCAAAATGAAGAGAATGTCCAAGTCGAAAGTGTCCCTTGACCTGGAGCCGGAAAAGCTGGATGAAGAAAAGCCAGTGAAAACGGAGCCACTAGATATAGGGGAAGTTGACCTGGCGGAAGAAGCCCCTAATCAAGAGGTTGAAACTCCCGAGATCTCCATCAAACCAGAGACTGAGGCTGAGAATGAAGCAGCCGTAGAAGATGTTCCAATAAAGCAAGAGGATGCTACCAGTTTAGTTATTGTTAGCAATATAGTAGAGACCACGCCCATAGTTGTCGCTGAAGAGCCGAAAGAACTGGAAAAAAGTACTAAAGAATTGACATTTGCCCTGCCATTGGCCGCCTCCACAGAGGTGGATCTGAAATCTCCCCCGGACTTGAGCTCTTCAGCGCTTGCCACCTCCATCAAATCCCCCTCCTCCGTGAGCATCGATAGCGCCAAAGGCCTGTCCATAGTAACTGATCCCGGTTGGCCCACCTACCAAGTTGGTGATCTGTTTTGGGGCAAGGTCTTCTCGTACTGCTTCTGGCCCTGCATGGTGTGTCCAGATCCGCTTGGCCAGATTGTGGGCAACATGCCTAGCCATCCTCAGCGCTCATCCCTCGACAACGCCATCGTTCCCATTCAAGTGCATGTGCGCTTCTTCGCTGACAACGGACGTCGCAACTGGATTAAGCCGGAGAATCTGCTAACCTTTGCCGGACTGAAAGTTTTCGAGGATCAGCGCGAGGAAGTGCGAATCAAGAATGGACCGAAGAGCGCCAAGTACCGTCAAATGGTGCCCAAGCGGACAAAGGTTCTCATCTGGCGTCAGGCCATAGAAGAGGCGCAAGCTATGGCCGAGATCCCGTACTCCGATCGCCTCGAAAAATTTTACCAGATCTACGAGAACGCGGT TACTCTAAATAGACAAAAACGCAACCGAACCAAGTCAATGATGCAAGACACTTCCGACGTGGGCAGCAGCCTGTACGACTCCACGGACAACCTGCACAACAAGCAAGCCACACATTTGTTGGCCGTGAAGCGAGAACGCTCAGAGTCGCCCTTTAGCCCGGCTTTCTCGCCCTTAAAGAGCAAAAACGAGAAGCGGGCCAAGCGCCGAAAACTGAGCAATGGCACCGAAGCGGATACTGGTAGCACCAGCATGGCAGTAACTCCTTCCCAGACCGAAACTACTTTGGAAAAGATCCACTCGCCTGACGGCTCCATTTACGAGAATCCCGAGTTCAGACAACTCTTCGATGCCGTCAAGGAATACGTAATGGTGCACCGGTCCGAGGAAAAAGTGGAGAAGGTTCTGCTCGCCGTGGTCAGCAATATCTGGTCTCTAAAGCAAATCCAATTGCGCGAGCTGGAACGCGACTTGGCCAGCGGTGAAATGGAGGAGCCGTTGGGCTCATCGGTGGTGGGTCGTGGCAATGGAGTTGGCACAATCAAACGGCTCTCGAATCGGCTGAAAACCATGATGGTGCGCCGTAGCATGACCCCAGTGGTGACTCCGAGTACAACGCCAGCACCGTCGGAGCCGGAACGTCGCCTGGCGGAAGCGCCAAAGCCCAAGAAGCCCGTTAACCGGCCCATCGAAGAAGTGGTTGAGGACATCTTGCAGCTGGACAGCAAGTACCTCTTCCGTGGTCTTGGCCGCGATCCCATATGCAAATATTGTTACCAGGCGGGAACCGATCTAGTGCGCTGTTCGCGCAGCTGCTCGAGCTGGCTGCACCCCGACTGCCTGGAACGAAAGGAGACAGGAGCTCCGATGCCCAAAATAGGCAGTCGAAAGGCCTTGGTCATTACACCCACATCGAAATCTCCCAGTCCCGATGAGGAGCATGTCACAGCCGACGGCAAAGTGGCTGCCAGTGGTACTTCGCTGGTTTGCCATGAGTGCAATGTGGGCGAACCGGAAGGCTGTGTCATTTGCCATCAAGTTGAATCACCAGCTGTACCAAGCACTCCCATGAAGGAGGAGGCACCGTCGCACATCCCAATCGAAGATAAGCTCCTGACATGCAGCCAGCCACTGTGTGGCAAGCGGTTTCACACGAGTTGCTGCAAATATTGGCCGCAGGCGAACAGCAGCAAACACTCAGCCCGTTGCCCGCGACACGTGTGCCACACATGCGTCTCTGACGATCCCAGCGGCAAGTTCCAACAGCTGGGCAGCTCCAAACTGGCCAAATGCGTTCGCTGCCCGGCCACCTATCACCAGGACTCACATTGCATTCCAGCCGGCACCCAAATGCTGAATGCTACCCACATAATCTGTCCGCGGCACAACATCGCCAAGGCGGATGCCCACGTCAACGTTTTGTGGTGCTACATCTGCGTTAAAGGCGGCGAACTGGTATGTTGCGAAACATGCCCCATTGCTGTGCACGCCCACTGCCGGAATATTCCGATCAAGACCAACGAGAACTACATCTGCGAGGAGTGCGAGAGCGGTCGCCTTCCGCTTTACGGTGAAATCGTGTGGGCGAAGTTCAACAACTTCCGCTGGTGGCCGGCCATCATCCTGCCGCCCACCGAGGTGCCCAGCAACATACTAAAGAAGGCCCACGGCGAGAATGACTTTGTGGTGCGATTCTTTGGCACGCACGATCATGGCTGGATTTCGAGGCGTCGCGTATACCTTTACATCGAGGGGGATACGGGCGATGGCCACAAGACCAAGTCGCAGCTGTTTCGGAACTACACCACCGGCGTGGAAGAGGCGTCGCGCTTCCTCAAAATCATCAAAGCCCGCCGGCAGGAACAGGCCATTGGACGGCAGAGCGGTAATAAGCTCCATCCGCCCCCATACGTGAAAATCAAGACCAACAAGGCGGTGCCGCCGGTGCGATTTACACAGAATCTAGAGGATTTGAGTGCTTGTTACTGCCAGCCAGGCGACGAGCATCCCTGTGGCCCGGACTCTGGTTGCATTAACCGCATGCTGTTCAATGAATGCAATCCGGAATTCTGCAAGGCGGGCAATCGTTGCGAGAATCAAATGTTTGAGCAGCGCAAGTCGCCACGTCTGGAGGTGGTCTACATGAACGAGCGGGGATTCGGACTCGTCAACCGTGAGCCCATTGCCGAGGGTGACTTTGTCATCGAGTACGTGGGCGAGGTGATCAACCACGCCGAATTCCAGCGGCGCATGGAGCAGAAGCAGCGGGATCGGGACGAGAACTACTACTTCTTGGGCGTGGAAAAGGACTTTATTATCGATGCCGGACCGAAAGGCAACTTGGCTCGGTTCATGAACCATTCTTGTGAGCCCAACTGCGAAACCCAAAAGTGGACCGTCAACTGCATCCATCGTGTGGGCTTATTTGCCATCAAAGACATTCCAGTG AACACGGAGCTCACCTTCAACTACTTGTGGGACGACTTAATGAATAACAGCAAGAAGGCCTGTTTCTGCGGAGCAACGCGCTGTTCCGGTGAGATCGGTGGCAAACTCAAGGATGGCGCAGTTAAG GAATCAAATGCGCAGACAGCCAAGGGAAAGGCCAGTGCCAAGTTGAAGCAGATACGGCGGGGAAAAGCATCCGCCGTGCGCATCCACGTGAAGGCTAAAAAGGCTCCCAAAGTTAAACACATAAGTGCGGACGATGAGCCAATGGAGGTGAAGAATAAGTAA